From a region of the Procambarus clarkii isolate CNS0578487 chromosome 18, FALCON_Pclarkii_2.0, whole genome shotgun sequence genome:
- the LOC138365887 gene encoding uncharacterized protein, with amino-acid sequence MDKVQAFVESGKPEDLEGCTRDQLKQIAEKCGIRLKASKVAGMKDEILRQLRARSEAAEQGAQEGAESRKEDDGQDDVRSQGSSRSSKSSRSSRSSRNRSLERFQLELQMQREDKERQFQLEKMKLELQMKNEAEKEKEKTRLEVEKEKTRLEVEKEKTRVRELELEQEKEKEKTRVRELELEQEKEKAQVEKEKAQVEKEKERTKQMQIEANRTLAEQRIEHGLPESTTQVSHPPDVRVREKDIPLFVPEEAESFFEHFEKVASIKEWPQEEWAQLVQLRLTGAAREAYTQLSLEECQDYATVKSSILRSFQLTPEAYRKRFREMVKVGACTFAETARDLERRFQKWIEAAGVGSYADLKQLMVMEKFLEMMHPETKFKIQEAGIMEVKDAADRADMITEAYKSLRENRVQNEVRRSNGRPSGVWGGRNYERPRRVWGENNFDKWADKSKYPKTQKSRSRTSSESEDGGAKRETNRYPGNQESSKAPQSTSSTSGPRNSNTSGQSQSYSGTYRRDFSQMRCYNCNGLGHVMRDCRQGKRVVTLAMCDPQSKYTNVFQDKPQRANLVNERYRPFMSKGWIRIGSQPEVEVGILRDTGANQSLIARSLIGNDRRLADSGKMKVYGLLSESDMPVCTVQLRSEYVSAEVMLGVCPDIPIPGVQVILGNDLCGTKVLPRVMAETVPEECPEGHGTVGTPESVNLTDIRGDESGDRQAIEYPVSVVTKAEVADEEDAEEDETVSIQPVENIDVDIAWLFDEGPAQENEVSVRSKVKMTQPKKNHVKRADLSRAQTAEIKGRKVNATVLSMNEERCGHTEDESRASSGPRAQRHRDSGVKLFEMSRVDTFRRQRGGEIVKKSNSRENERRRDSMCGEVLTSTQGEVKRHVQSSAIGCSTELEETFRERRRVEGEEMEWYRSEKCGKRMMMQAWRNRRKPRTRWESNRMRSQINEETKRRSVGEDEGVKYDDRRRKYKGSRWKCEDDRGGTDSRCLTLDVKRRRRGNGGWGQ; translated from the coding sequence atggataaggtgcaagcgttcgtggagtcaggcaagcctgaggacttggaaggttgcacgagggatcaattgaaacaaatagcagaaaaatgtggcatcaggttgaaagcatctaaagtagctgggatgaaggatgagatcctgaggcagttgagagccagaagtgaagcggcagaacaaggagcccaggaaggagctgaaagtagaaaggaggatgatgggcaggatgacgtgagatcccagggatcgagtaggagcagcaagagtagccgcagtagcaggagtagccggaataggagcttggagagattccagttagagctccagatgcagcgtgaggacaaggagagacagttccagctggaaaagatgaaattagaactccagatgaaaaatgaagccgagaaggaaaaagagaaaaccaggctggaagtagaaaaagagaaaaccaggttggaagtagaaaaagagaaaaccagagtaagagaactggagttggaacaggagaaagaaaaagagaaaaccagagtaagggaactggagttggaacaagaaaaagaaaaagcccaggtcgaaaaagaaaaagcccaggtcgaaaaagaaaaagagagaacaaaacaaatgcagatagaagcgaatagaaccttggctgagcaaaggattgaacatgggttgccagagagcaccacccaggtatcacacccaccagatgttagggttagggagaaggacattcccttgtttgttcccgaagaggcagagagctttttcgagcactttgaaaaagtagccagcatcaaggagtggccacaggaggaatgggcccagctggtccagttaagattgaccggtgcagccagggaggcatacacccaattgtcactggaagagtgccaggattatgccacagtaaagagcagcatattgcgctcgtttcagttaaccccagaagcttataggaagcgtttcagagagatggtgaaagttggagcatgtacgtttgctgagacagcaagagatctggaaagacgattccagaagtggattgaggctgctggagttggatcttacgctgacctgaagcaactgatggtcatggagaagttcttggagatgatgcatcccgaaacaaagttcaagatccaagaagcagggataatggaggtgaaagatgccgcagatagggcagatatgattactgaagcatacaagagcttgagggagaacagagtgcagaatgaggtgagacgcagcaatggcagacccagtggagtctggggaggaagaaattatgaaagacccagaagagtctggggtgagaacaattttgataaatgggcagataaaagtaagtaccctaaaactcagaagagtaggtcgcgcacttcgtctgaaagtgaggatggaggagctaaacgagaaactaatcgttatcctggaaatcaagagtccagtaaagctccacagagtacgagtagtacgtctggcccgaggaactccaatacgagtgggcagagtcagagctactctggtacatatagaagagacttttcccagatgagatgttacaattgtaacggattgggtcacgtgatgcgagattgtagacagggcaagagagttgtgaccctggccatgtgtgacccccaaagtaaatatactaatgtgttccaagacaaaccacagagagcgaacttagtgaacgagaggtatagaccgttcatgagcaaaggttggatcagaataggaagccaacctgaagtagaagttggtatcttaagagataccggagctaatcagagcttgattgcgagaagcctgattgggaatgatcgacggttagctgacagtgggaagatgaaagtatatgggttattgtcggagagtgacatgcccgtttgtactgtccagctaaggtcggaatatgtgtcggcagaggtgatgttgggagtgtgccccgacatacctattccaggagtccaagtgatcctggggaatgacttgtgcgggacaaaggtgttgccaagagtcatggcggagactgtgccagaggagtgcccagaaggccatggcacggttgggacacctgagagtgtgaacctgactgacatccgaggggatgagtcaggagaccgccaagccattgagtaccctgtctcggtagtgacgaaggcagaggtggccgacgaggaagacgctgaagaagatgagacagtgtcgattcagccggtggaaaatatcgacgtagatatagcgtggctgtttgatgaaggtccagcccaggagaatgaagtctcggtgaggtcgaaagtgaagatgacccagccgaagaagaatcatgtgaagagagcggacctgagtagagcccagactgctgaaattaagggtcggaaggtgaatgcaactgtgctgagtatgaatgaggaaagatgtggacatacagaggacgagagtagagcgtcaagtggtccacgagcacagaggcatagggatagtggagttaagttgtttgagatgtcaagagttgacacgtttcgcagacaacgtggaggagagatagtgaagaagagtaatagccgagaaaatgaaaggagaagagacagtatgtgtggcgaGGTGCTTACGAGCACacaaggagaggtaaagcgacatgtacagtCGAGTGCTATTGGTTGTAGTACagagctcgaagaaacttttagggaacgaagaagagttgaaggagaagaaatggagtggtatagaagtgaaaagtgtgggaagaggatgatgatgcaagcatggaggaatagaagaaagccgaggactcgatgggagtcgaacaggatgaggtctcagataaatgaggagacgaaaaggaggagcgtcggtgaagacgagggagtgaagtatgatgacaggagacgaaagtataagggcagtagatggaagtgtgaagacgacagaggaggtacagacagtagatgtctgactctggacgtgaagagaagaagacgaggaaacggagggtggggacagtaa